aacattttttatttaaaaatttaatttaattttaaagcatgaagattattatattgagaaattttttaacttaaagaaaaaattcacGCCGTTACCTatcataaaatgataatatgcaatcttcatattatgtaaaaattacgtGTTTtcgtgtacaaaatatttatttttcaaagatttcgaaagttaataataaatcatgaacaaaaagttttatgattaaattaaaatattctgataaatgataatccaTATTGAAGTTTCAGAATctcagtttattttaatatcgaatcaacacgattaaaatttaagattacaTCTAAAATAGTtcattatacctaattatattttagtccgtttattatataaattttatattaaatgaacaaaaatgtggtcaacttattaataattattggtaataagattcaattaataattggattgtagatataaattatataatattaagtattattgtgTTCCTAATTTTCTatgtgaaatttattattattattatttgatacgaACTCGGaactactaatttaataaacaaaatacaaatattgtttatgaacATGCGATAatagtatgaataataataatatatccatgatctattaatatacataataataagactattgaatatttattattgtagtattcTTATAGAATTCgacaaaaatagaattttattatggttgaaatgtaataatgattgttgtaataatattcatattataatagcattatTACTCATTTCTCATTAGTGTAATAGTGTTAATTTAACATAGAATTcaactataactataattattaatatttatatattaatattatttttacaaatcttTATAATCCAGAATTGAATATGgatgtaaatgtataaaatcacGTTATTGGCTATTTCGCTATTATaaggtaaaaatgtatatattttttggtaattGATTTGCTCAAAATCCATATAAATAGATAGCTATATATCTCAGAAATCCGTTCACAGgtattctttatattattacacctaTGTGTTATAaggttataacataatatagtggtttatttcattataggtATGTTTTCTTATTCTGTTGGGATTTTGGAGCACAATTCACCTCTTACGAAGACCTACAAGTGGTTGCAATAGGacgtagtataaataaaatgtattatttgctattattattgattttgttggattaagtattttttttttcaaatattgatccctaaaaccataaattgttttgaagaCAGTTTCTGCGTCTCAAAACTGTCCTGCAgttcgtatttttaattttattttcggtGAGGTACATTAACAAAAAAGGCAAGGTGGTAAGTGTTTATCCCATACTACACCAGTTAACACCTTAGAGATTCTTTTGAAATTTCGGTcaggtttattttattgtagtttatttaatatttaggtacatttttgaacaatttaataatgtattaatggtAATCGAAGGAACATTTTGACATCAGACATTTTTATcacattatttcaattattcttTTAACTCTGTatggatttaataataatagtttgtactacagtttataataaaactattctgCATCGGGTATTCGTTTGGCATCACTTAGATTTTGGaatgttttgttattacttatttctaTGCAATATGTCAGAGACCGtagataatgaaaaatatatataaatttaaaaattctcttGCCTCCTATGCTCCAGGCTTTCCCACTGTAGATGTCGTACAATTACCACTTATAAATACAACTGTTATTCAAGGTCTTGGTCTTGGTGTACTATAAAGGTATTTTCGGAATCAAAATACGAATCCCACAAATACAGAATAATCTTAGAAATTCCTAGTACTGAGTACTGACATATTCGATaggtatctaaaataaatacgtttttaatctAAGGTGTGGTCGaccaactattatttttaaatacctattgatGTCTaggtattataacataatattaacattactgTGTTTTCAGAAAACataaattggaaaatatttcCGTCATTTCCGGTGAATTGTGACAGTAGTATTATGAGTAATGTAGTATAGTTAGTAGAAAATTCCAATAAttcctttattttaaaataatatattagacaatctttaaatattattataacgtgaGACGATTTCTTTGAACAGCTATATCCGATTTTCACGATTTTCTTTCCAAACGCAAATTCTGAGTGAGTTCTGAGCAGATGAGCcatttaataagaaaagtccaaaaatgtatcaattaaatagttttttaaaatatttagttctcTATGCAATGAATGGCGAGATGCGCTTTGATTACCGTGCGCCCACTCACATCTTTACAACCCCCATTACTCCTACATAGTTTTTGTATCATTACTGCATACTGTATAAACGTCAATTCCTACAAGAATATGACAATAAGTCAACAAATAAAAGCACAGTGTCATACATTGGATAATGTAAGGTTGTAATGTTGTATCTACACCAATCTATATTTAGTCatgtttaacttaataaatctAGGAAAAAAAGCCCCGTActaactaaatacattattcgttattttattaagatttacataattaaatataggtaatcattacatttatcaaggaaaaattttttaacatatttttaagtatagctGAAATCTGCATTTAACATTGTCAATAATTGTCATTTGTcatttatacttacatattttaaaaaatatttaagggtaaaaatttaaaataattttaatttgtcatttgtatattatacaataaaaaaaatgttaaataaattatttagattatatacaaataacaatttatttagattatatacaaatgacaatttatttattttttaaattatgtaggtaccaaGACaattatcgataatattaaatgtaatgattatatttaattatgtaaatcataataaaataacgaataatgtaATTAGTTGTTGATACGAGGCTTTTTTTCTGATAACCAACTTTTATTGCCATGTCCTGAGTTAaatcttttgaaaaattaaaaatacaaataataccaaacaacaaaaaaaatataatgaatagttcataaaaaaattctatagtaataatacagaaGATCATTGgaattttcatttgttttggATGAAATATTTGCAGTTTTCctttatgaaaatgtttgcgtatatctaaaaatagttattaaaacttaagaaattaaattactctCAATTTTAGTTTTCCTAATCATTAATggcacattattatgtataataatatgtacatttttataattattcaacaatcttattttttactgtaatcCTGGCAGGGATTTGTGCTTTAGCtagtatactttaaattatgaataattgttatttaaatagttacgtAATGTGGTGtaaaaattaggtattattttatatattaaacaataactataattattataagaaactatttttaattttgttatttacccATCgctttgtattaatattataataattaaaacttataaaattaatggtattatgtaataatgtgCTATTTACAAAGTTACAATAggtattctaaattatattatttaggtattaaaagTATGTTGTACTTAGTATCATTTTAATCTGtaagaaatacaaattattcaacatttaatatattaaaaaaaaaaattatattatgcagcAATGTAATACGCTTTTGAGTAATGTAATTTCGTATAtagattcaaattattttaaacaaaatatttaagaaaatatttgtaaaaaaaaaaaaaatgtttttaaatttatttttcattgcatTTTATGCTTTTTAGTTATAGtaacacaaattatattatttttagattggaTTTAAAGGATTTAACATTAGTCCAGACAAATTGAATGCCAGTTgtgaatttgaattcaataatcaaaaatatacattaagacATGGATCGGTTGTTATTGCTGCCATTACTTCATGTACAAATACAAGCAACCCCAGTGTAATGCTTGGAgctggtaaataaataatgaactttacattaaaaaatgaaacttctaaataattttctaatcgTCGTCTTCTTAGGTTTATTGGCTAAAAATGCTGTCGAAGCCGGTTTATCTGTGGCGCCATATATCAAAACTAGTCTTTCACCTGGTTCGGGGGTAGTTACTTATTATCTGCGAGAGAGCGGAGTTACCCCAGCTTTGACAGCACTTGGTTTTGACACCGTTGGATTCGGTTGCATGACGTGTATTGGAAATTCAGGACCCTTGCCTGAACAAATCGTAAACGCTATTGAGTCGGTAAGTTGAATAcagaactaataaattattattggttattatttattttgcaatgACTACTAATTAAGCCGATAAAGGATTGTCATTTATGATACTCTTGAgagtttttggtaaaaaaatacagtttaaaagttaataaatgtttttatttctgactgacgattaataataaaataaaatataaatgtaaaatattatattcaatttaatgtgCTCGACacgatcattataatatgtagtatactagtatacagtattatgtgtatttcgTTGGCATATAAGTATGATAAACATGACTGTGAACTGCAATGCGTCATAGTCTATGACTTATGAGAGGCGTATATAGGAATTATTTTCAGTATGGGCCAATTTACAACCAGCAATtatgacataaataatactaatagagtaattttaatctatatataaatatttattattaaattatacatatgtatagtaaattaagCATTTTTCAACACTTGATTGAATCTGAAATTTCACTAGGGGCCCccctctatataatataccactgATGAACTGATAACATAAAGTATtccattgtaaaaaaattaaatttcaaatgagtagttaatattagtatttgttTAAGTCAATTagttaagttataagtataagaattatttaaagttttgatgagCAGTGTAgaggacaaacattttgcgagGTATTCCTATCACTACTTCACTTATATTAGTccttattaaaaattcgattttgatttttttgacattgaaatattccaaataaattattcgcttaggaatttaaaattaaaatgtatattactattaaaaaaattaataaatacatatttttatggcaCAGTCTTGTCAGTAATAGTgtcttaagtttaaaaaatcaatatataataaaatgtataatgtttacattaaaaaaagaattatattaatatacttgaatatttatttgtgtctTAATTCAGAACGAATTAGTATGTTGTGGAGTTTTGTCCGGCAACCGGAACTTCGAAGGCCGCATTCATCCAAACACACGTGCCAACTATTTAGCTTCACCGCTGTTGGTCATTGCATACGCGATCGCTGGACGCATGGACATCGACTTTGAAACTGAACCTATAGGTGAGcgttaaaaaatttttcataaaaaacgtAACCTCTATATCTGATTGTTGGGAAACTTGACCAACTTGTGTGgttgttgttatttaaagtaccccttctttttttattctcaTCGACTAGATGCCtcaaaagataaattatgGGGAAATTGCATATTTCTCGAATTCTCTAACTCTCcctttcatataattatataaattaaacatcaaACATTCAAGCTCCTTAAACAATCATCTATTAAGGCTGTtggagtataatattttgaatattggtaatttattgtacttggaatgtatgtgttttttattaaagctttttttttgtcataaagAACATCAGTGCCATagtcagaattttttttcggtGGGAGGCTTAATTTTTGATGGCCaattataacaacaaattaagtttgcattatatttctgacaatataattcatataattatacatattaatatattattaagtaagtgTGATAGAACGGTGTTGCTTCATCACCACAATTCACaaacaattaatgattttttttttagctattttCCGTATTCAGGGCAGTGGGTCATcaattttcgataaaattaataaaattattgtagtcTGAAATTTCTGGGGGGAGCTTAAGCTCGTAAGACCCCTTGGCTATGGCACTGAAGAACGTTATTACGTTAGTATGACAAAGTTAAAatcacatacaattttaaaatattcatttttaaatgctcCATTAAATTGGCCACCAAATCTTTTTATCTACTTAAACTGTTAAAAGAGAAACATTTTTGAAGTACTACCAGTGgtctgatttaaaaatatttatttttatttttcattgaatttagtaggtacacatttttattaaaatagaattgatttaatgtattatttatatatttttaggtaatgataaaaatggtaaaccagtatttttgaaaaatatttggccATCTAGAGCATTGATCCAAGCTGTTGAAAAACAAACTGTAATTCCTGCAATGTTCCAAGATGTCTATGCGCGCAttgaaaatggttctaatgcTTGGCAATGTTTACAAGCCCCAGACGGCCAATTATACCCATGGGATGTATCATCTACTTACATAAAAAACCCTCCGTTTTTCAATGGCATGACAAAGGTATAAAccaatttactttataaatagaataataattctcATAGTTTCAACACAAATATTTCTTGTTTAGACATTACCTGGTGTTCAATCAGTGAAAGGGGCCCATGTATTACTATTTCTTGGTGATTCTGTAACAACTGATCACATCAGTCCAGCTGGTAGTATTGCAAGAAATAGTTCTGCAGCTCGTTATTTAGCTTCGAGAAAGTAAGCTtaagcattttattaattttaataattagatatgttaaaaactaaaatcccaattatatttagtatcacTCCTAAAGACTTTAACTCTTATGGCTCAAGACGTGGAAATGATGATATTATGACCAGAGGAACGTTTGCTAACATAAGATTAGTAAATAAGTTGGTGAAGAACACTGGACCAAAAACATTGCACATTCCTAGTGGACAAGAGGTTATACATATTCTTAATCTAATACTTTTTTGttgaactaattattatttgtatatttttagttggaTGTCTTTGATGCAGCTCAAATTTATGCTAAAGAGAGAAGACCGCTCATTGCTATTGTTGGCAAAGATTATGGATCAGGTTCATCAAGAGATTGGGCAGCAAAAGGACCGTTTTTACtggtaatatacttttataatttttactatttttaatatagattgcttatgataaaaatatttttaattttaaaatatggtttttattgtCTATAGGGAATTAAAGCTGTGATTGCTGAATCTTACGAACGTATTCATCGTTCCAACTTGGTTGGTATGGGAATAATTCCATTGCAATTCCGTTCCGGAGAAAATGCTGAAACATTAAAACTTACTGGTCATGAAATATATGACATAGATATTCCACAAAACTGCAAACCATTGCAAGAAATCCAAgtgaaagtaaataataaataaaaacaatgtttttgggaatttattttgtagcttaa
This sequence is a window from Rhopalosiphum maidis isolate BTI-1 chromosome 1, ASM367621v3, whole genome shotgun sequence. Protein-coding genes within it:
- the LOC113550487 gene encoding cytoplasmic aconitate hydratase-like, whose protein sequence is MSHPFESFKKTINVSNKKYTFFDLPKFGVEYDQLPFSIRVLLESAVRNCDNFQVTENDVQNILKWKTNQTIEGGVEVAFKPARVILQDFTGVPAVVDFAAMRDAVKSLGGDPEKINPVCPSDLVIDHSIQADFVREADAQQKNENLEFERNKERFTFLKWGAKAFKNMLIVPPGSGIVHQVNLEYLARVVFTDRDTLYPDSLVGTDSHTTMINGLGVLGWGVGGIEAEAVMLGQAISMLLPQVLGYQLTGTLNQFATSTDLVLTITKHLRQIGVVGKFVEFFGPGVTQLSIADRATISNMCPEYGATVGFFPVDQNTLSYLQQTNRSSEKIAAVKAYLEASKMLRNYDDPSQDPVFSQITTLDLGEVVPSISGPKRPHDRVSVSEAQKDFKMCLTNKIGFKGFNISPDKLNASCEFEFNNQKYTLRHGSVVIAAITSCTNTSNPSVMLGAGLLAKNAVEAGLSVAPYIKTSLSPGSGVVTYYLRESGVTPALTALGFDTVGFGCMTCIGNSGPLPEQIVNAIESNELVCCGVLSGNRNFEGRIHPNTRANYLASPLLVIAYAIAGRMDIDFETEPIGNDKNGKPVFLKNIWPSRALIQAVEKQTVIPAMFQDVYARIENGSNAWQCLQAPDGQLYPWDVSSTYIKNPPFFNGMTKTLPGVQSVKGAHVLLFLGDSVTTDHISPAGSIARNSSAARYLASRNITPKDFNSYGSRRGNDDIMTRGTFANIRLVNKLVKNTGPKTLHIPSGQELDVFDAAQIYAKERRPLIAIVGKDYGSGSSRDWAAKGPFLLGIKAVIAESYERIHRSNLVGMGIIPLQFRSGENAETLKLTGHEIYDIDIPQNCKPLQEIQVKTNTGVTFNAILRFDTEVDILYHKHGGILNYMIRKMLD